In Pseudoalteromonas sp. NC201, a single window of DNA contains:
- the bioH gene encoding pimeloyl-ACP methyl ester esterase BioH — MQNEVVLLHGWGMNKAVWQLCEEAFAPTTLIKAVNLPGFGGTPSAEGDYSLERNALLIAEQLMPQSVLIGWSLGGLFALYLAAHFPDKVSKVILVASTPFFCEQADWPGIAPKVLNNFETQLQTNSAKTIERFLAIQAMGSEHAREDIKQLKALLGTLPEAEAKALAGGLEILKSQDLRDEFSRLQLPIIGIFGRLDSLVPQAAVEKMQVLNPNFKAHTLAKASHAPFISHKEAFLSLLKSIV, encoded by the coding sequence ATGCAAAATGAAGTTGTGCTGCTCCATGGTTGGGGGATGAACAAAGCGGTGTGGCAGTTATGCGAGGAAGCTTTTGCACCTACAACACTAATTAAAGCGGTCAATCTTCCTGGATTTGGTGGTACACCAAGCGCTGAGGGCGATTATTCTCTTGAGCGTAACGCTTTACTTATTGCTGAGCAGCTGATGCCACAAAGCGTGTTGATAGGCTGGTCTTTGGGGGGCTTATTTGCATTGTATTTAGCTGCTCATTTTCCAGACAAAGTTAGCAAGGTTATTTTGGTCGCTTCAACGCCATTTTTTTGTGAGCAAGCAGATTGGCCCGGAATAGCCCCTAAGGTGCTAAACAACTTTGAGACTCAACTGCAAACCAATAGCGCAAAGACGATAGAAAGGTTTTTAGCGATTCAAGCGATGGGCAGTGAACATGCCAGAGAAGATATCAAACAACTCAAAGCGCTACTGGGCACACTGCCGGAAGCGGAGGCGAAAGCACTAGCTGGTGGACTGGAGATATTAAAATCGCAGGACTTACGAGATGAATTTTCACGGCTGCAACTTCCCATAATAGGTATATTCGGCCGTTTAGATTCTCTTGTTCCACAAGCGGCTGTAGAGAAAATGCAGGTACTCAATCCAAATTTTAAGGCTCATACGCTTGCAAAGGCCTCTCATGCGCCTTTTATCTCTCATAAAGAAGCCTTTTTATCACTCCTTAAATCAATTGTTTAA
- a CDS encoding putative metalloprotease CJM1_0395 family protein → MNIVTPPPAMNLNTANVYTETVVRDNQLREAIPKPAPTNPSFTENRNLSDSEKGRSSNVDDAKVYGSDGKTEQSKTIQGKEQGEKGEGQEKEKNEQEQQQTEQDEQVVQELKSRDREVRLHEQAHARVGGQYAGSPSYEYQRGPDGNNYAIGGEVMIDVAPLEGDPQGTIEKMQTVRAAALAPAEPSGADRAIAADATQKLSAAQAELAKASISGEEQSDSKRVQNIQTRRLSGEQAKAESEEEQAKLKQDADPYAVAMPIEADPEIQARSLRISNFYQHVAMPNQPASLSVQI, encoded by the coding sequence ATGAACATAGTAACGCCACCACCGGCGATGAATTTAAACACTGCCAACGTGTACACCGAAACGGTTGTACGCGATAACCAGCTGCGTGAAGCGATCCCAAAACCTGCACCAACTAATCCCTCATTTACTGAAAACCGCAACCTCTCCGATTCTGAAAAAGGCCGCTCTTCTAACGTAGACGATGCAAAAGTTTACGGCTCTGATGGTAAAACAGAGCAAAGCAAAACTATTCAAGGCAAAGAGCAAGGTGAAAAAGGCGAAGGCCAAGAAAAAGAAAAGAATGAACAAGAGCAGCAACAAACAGAGCAAGATGAGCAGGTCGTTCAAGAATTAAAATCTCGAGATAGAGAAGTAAGATTACATGAGCAGGCTCATGCCAGAGTAGGTGGGCAATATGCCGGATCACCGAGTTATGAATATCAGCGCGGTCCTGATGGCAATAACTACGCTATTGGCGGTGAGGTGATGATCGACGTTGCGCCGCTTGAAGGTGACCCGCAGGGCACGATTGAAAAAATGCAAACGGTGAGAGCGGCAGCGTTAGCACCAGCAGAACCATCTGGCGCTGACAGAGCCATCGCAGCAGATGCGACTCAAAAACTCTCGGCGGCGCAGGCTGAGTTGGCAAAAGCTTCTATCAGTGGTGAAGAGCAAAGTGATAGCAAGCGGGTACAAAACATTCAAACTCGCCGCTTGAGTGGTGAGCAGGCAAAAGCAGAGAGTGAAGAGGAGCAAGCCAAGCTTAAGCAGGATGCAGATCCTTACGCTGTTGCGATGCCAATTGAAGCTGACCCTGAAATCCAAGCAAGATCGCTCAGGATCTCAAATTTTTATCAACATGTAGCGATGCCTAACCAACCCGCATCGCTATCAGTGCAAATTTAA
- a CDS encoding ComF family protein — protein MIQLNRLLPKKWCQPCVCCEQRTTEALLCPHCLQACLDFMEQEINLLNYPNIQRMVSLEDCDGLTVASWYRTPINTWLQGIKFNHSKAYQCALNLLAQALWQRFSEENAFPVDLVCCLPLHRRRLIRRGYNQVEQIWQGLPLTQTILKRTKHTKPQSELTKAKRKRNLNNAFVLSQPVEGKNIVLLEDVITTGATMNAAAKVCKQNGAKMVWAMAISLTPFDA, from the coding sequence ATGATCCAACTTAATCGGTTATTACCTAAAAAGTGGTGTCAGCCTTGTGTATGTTGTGAACAACGCACAACAGAAGCCTTGCTTTGTCCACACTGCTTACAAGCCTGCTTAGACTTTATGGAACAAGAGATTAATCTACTTAACTACCCCAATATCCAACGCATGGTTAGCCTTGAAGACTGCGATGGGTTAACCGTGGCGAGTTGGTACCGCACGCCTATAAACACATGGTTGCAAGGAATAAAGTTTAACCACAGCAAAGCCTATCAATGTGCCTTAAACCTGCTAGCTCAGGCGCTATGGCAGCGCTTCAGTGAAGAAAATGCTTTCCCTGTAGACCTTGTTTGTTGTTTGCCACTACACCGAAGACGGTTAATCCGACGAGGTTACAATCAAGTTGAGCAAATTTGGCAAGGGCTACCACTCACCCAAACAATACTCAAAAGAACAAAGCACACCAAGCCACAATCTGAGCTGACCAAAGCTAAACGAAAACGTAACTTAAACAATGCCTTTGTGCTCAGCCAACCTGTTGAAGGAAAAAATATCGTATTACTTGAGGATGTGATCACAACGGGCGCGACCATGAATGCAGCGGCAAAAGTGTGTAAACAAAATGGGGCAAAAATGGTGTGGGCGATGGCTATCAGCCTCACACCATTCGACGCTTAA